In Patescibacteria group bacterium, a single window of DNA contains:
- a CDS encoding MBL fold metallo-hydrolase, protein MDITFFGQASFKIKGKNASVVTDPFDGKMLGIKYPKVDADIVTVSHHHGDHDKVENVENVKRVVDGPGEYEINGVSIIGLPTFHDAVKGAERGKNTIYVIEIDGLRLLHLGDLGHTLPDETVKEIGPIDIMMIPVGGSFTIDAEKATQVQKQVGASIVVPMHYRLDGLTPELSEKLAPVEDFITASSLRTEKLPKLSVKFGDINNEEEYAVILEKK, encoded by the coding sequence ATGGATATTACTTTTTTTGGCCAGGCTTCTTTTAAAATCAAAGGCAAAAATGCATCAGTCGTTACAGATCCGTTTGATGGCAAAATGCTTGGAATTAAATATCCGAAAGTAGATGCAGACATTGTTACAGTTTCTCATCACCACGGCGATCACGACAAAGTAGAAAACGTCGAAAATGTGAAACGCGTCGTCGATGGCCCGGGCGAATATGAAATAAACGGCGTTTCAATAATTGGTTTGCCAACTTTCCATGATGCGGTAAAGGGAGCAGAGCGCGGCAAAAATACTATTTATGTAATTGAAATCGATGGCTTAAGATTGCTTCATCTTGGAGATCTTGGGCATACATTACCTGATGAAACAGTAAAAGAAATTGGTCCAATTGATATTATGATGATTCCAGTTGGCGGAAGCTTTACAATTGATGCAGAAAAAGCAACCCAAGTGCAAAAGCAAGTCGGCGCATCAATTGTCGTCCCGATGCATTATCGTCTTGATGGACTAACTCCAGAGCTATCAGAAAAGCTTGCTCCGGTTGAAGATTTTATAACTGCATCAAGTTTAAGAACAGAAAAACTACCAAAGCTTTCTGTCAAGTTTGGTGATATAAATAACGAAGAAGAATATGCCGTTATCCTCGAAAAAAAGTGA
- the dnaB gene encoding replicative DNA helicase: MPLSSKKSDLHVPPHSNDAEISVLGALLLDKDAIIEVAEIIRGEHFYDDRHKEIFEAIVALYEERAPIDIITVGENLKKRKTLKEVGGQNYLRELLGSVPTAAHVAQYAKIVKNLATKRLLMAKATKLVDLSFDESLEAEDLLDKAESEIFSLTQSSLGGSFTPVRAALADSFDRLDELHKMDSGLRGIPTSFKELDDLTAGLQKSNLIILAARPGVGKTSFALNIAQNLAVNEKRSVGMFSLEMSKEELVDRLLTAQADIDAWKLKTGKLNDEDFTNLSNAMGELAEAPFYIDDTPALSILEMRTKARRLQVEYGIDLLIIDYLQLAKSRNLENRVQEVSEISQGFKNIARELKIPVLALSQLSRSVEQRGVKRPQLSDLRESGSIEQDADVVMFLWREDDAEDQEPGKPLNITLDIAKHRNGALGSIKLSFHGDRTRFYPRDTKHSKE, translated from the coding sequence ATGCCGTTATCCTCGAAAAAAAGTGATTTACATGTCCCGCCCCACAGTAACGATGCCGAAATTTCAGTTTTAGGCGCATTACTTCTTGATAAAGATGCAATTATAGAAGTCGCCGAAATAATAAGAGGCGAGCATTTTTATGACGATCGCCATAAAGAAATTTTTGAAGCAATAGTTGCTTTATATGAAGAGCGCGCTCCTATAGATATTATTACTGTCGGGGAAAATTTAAAAAAAAGAAAAACTTTAAAAGAAGTTGGCGGTCAAAATTATCTTCGTGAGCTTTTAGGAAGCGTCCCAACCGCAGCCCATGTTGCTCAATATGCAAAGATTGTAAAAAATCTGGCAACAAAAAGATTATTAATGGCCAAGGCAACCAAGTTGGTTGATTTAAGTTTTGATGAAAGTTTGGAAGCAGAAGATCTTCTTGATAAAGCAGAAAGCGAAATCTTTTCTCTTACTCAAAGTTCTTTAGGCGGAAGTTTCACTCCGGTTCGCGCCGCTCTTGCAGATTCTTTTGATCGCCTCGATGAATTACATAAGATGGATAGCGGGCTTCGCGGAATCCCCACAAGTTTTAAAGAATTAGATGATCTGACAGCAGGATTACAAAAATCAAATTTAATTATTCTTGCAGCGCGCCCTGGAGTTGGAAAAACTTCTTTTGCATTAAATATTGCCCAAAACCTAGCAGTTAATGAAAAAAGATCTGTCGGAATGTTTTCACTTGAAATGAGCAAAGAAGAATTAGTTGATAGATTATTAACTGCCCAAGCAGATATTGATGCATGGAAATTAAAAACTGGAAAATTAAATGATGAAGATTTTACAAATCTTAGTAATGCGATGGGGGAATTAGCAGAGGCGCCTTTTTATATTGACGATACGCCAGCCTTATCAATTTTGGAGATGAGAACAAAAGCGCGAAGGCTTCAAGTTGAATATGGAATCGATTTATTAATTATCGATTATCTTCAGTTGGCCAAGTCTCGTAATTTGGAAAACCGCGTCCAGGAAGTTTCAGAAATTTCTCAAGGGTTTAAAAATATTGCAAGGGAATTAAAAATTCCGGTTCTTGCCCTTTCTCAGTTATCAAGATCTGTTGAGCAGCGCGGTGTAAAACGCCCTCAGCTTTCAGATCTGAGAGAGTCGGGAAGCATTGAGCAGGATGCAGATGTTGTTATGTTTTTATGGCGTGAAGATGATGCAGAAGATCAGGAGCCAGGAAAGCCATTAAATATCACTCTTGATATTGCAAAACACCGTAACGGTGCACTAGGAAGTATAAAGTTATCATTCCATGGGGACAGAACAAGATTTTATCCTCGCGACACAAAACATTCTAAGGAATAA
- a CDS encoding DnaJ domain-containing protein → MKTAYEILGIHKNAAADEIREAFRKTAKELHPDSDEGDKEKFQALNNAYEQLGKGRTDDKNLEIRRRYDESLISFKPKNIEGRQSQTPASSWPQTNDLNDFLGRQNPFGFGNTDFFGQPIQQKQDEFRLAENDIALLAGLTEAYKSKEPGTWLIKKSEKDTRQWMPNIVWSIKREEDGRVSIYRTIKDWRRYWERDNEIVLYKKDKPWEKDLENSLSANARLSEDYIYGAGSRRIAGLGVDHPYDVGGYLNAMRSLAIKFAKGTDQNKNYDVSKEVGVLDLYSRNSSKFRFENEKPMQFTLDEREVVKIIPFNQFWKEFETAKSRIEKPNFGNPERK, encoded by the coding sequence ATGAAAACAGCTTATGAGATTCTTGGCATACATAAAAATGCAGCAGCAGACGAAATACGCGAAGCATTTAGAAAAACTGCAAAAGAGTTGCACCCAGACTCTGACGAGGGAGATAAAGAAAAATTTCAAGCTCTAAATAATGCATATGAACAACTCGGCAAAGGCAGAACTGACGATAAGAATTTGGAAATACGAAGAAGATATGATGAGTCATTAATCTCGTTTAAGCCAAAAAATATTGAAGGACGCCAATCTCAAACACCTGCATCTAGTTGGCCACAAACAAACGATCTAAACGATTTTTTAGGGAGGCAAAATCCTTTTGGTTTTGGAAATACAGATTTCTTTGGTCAGCCAATTCAACAAAAACAAGATGAATTTAGACTTGCTGAAAATGATATTGCTTTGCTTGCAGGCTTAACAGAAGCTTATAAATCAAAAGAGCCAGGAACGTGGCTTATTAAAAAATCAGAAAAAGACACTAGGCAGTGGATGCCAAACATTGTCTGGAGTATTAAAAGAGAAGAAGATGGAAGAGTTTCAATATACAGGACAATCAAGGATTGGCGGCGATATTGGGAAAGAGATAATGAAATTGTTCTATACAAAAAGGACAAACCTTGGGAAAAAGATTTAGAAAACTCACTGTCAGCAAATGCTAGATTAAGTGAGGATTATATTTACGGTGCGGGCAGCCGCAGAATAGCAGGGCTAGGGGTTGATCACCCTTACGATGTGGGTGGGTATCTTAATGCAATGAGAAGTTTAGCAATTAAATTTGCAAAAGGTACTGATCAAAACAAAAACTATGATGTTTCTAAAGAAGTCGGTGTTTTAGATTTATATTCCAGAAACTCAAGCAAATTTAGATTTGAAAATGAAAAACCGATGCAATTTACTTTAGATGAACGAGAAGTTGTGAAAATAATCCCTTTTAATCAATTTTGGAAAGAATTTGAAACCGCTAAATCAAGAATCGAAAAGCCTAATTTCGGAAATCCCGAAAGAAAATAA
- a CDS encoding cation:proton antiporter → MITTLFFILLAALIGGLIAKALKIPSLVGYILAGSIGGLIFSFDNSTSQNIAQIGVILLMFSVGLEISLEKLIKVGKIAIVGSILQIIIVTAILFFCLVTFANIAPAASLVLSLAFSMSSTALIVKILSDRQEEGTIHYEILTSWALVQDLAVIPIVVLLPTLTLQNNSWGSVALSSLLTTVLILGLVLLIGKLVAPYLTHLVAKTNNREFLLLLAIVLALGVASLVTLFGISASFGAFLAGVVISKTQENHAIFSETRPLRDIFVTLFFVSLGFLVSPIFVFTHFFTILILTVFIIFIKALVTFLLNLLFGVRGKTAIAVSIGIAQVGEFAFVLFLLAQALGILDSNLTQIAISTTLVTLLVSSVLFKELTPIWNFIKEKTKNSPIHKFFVGGTRQSEDNKPELKDHIILAGFGRMGKWIGKALKEIGVDFIIIDYNHKVIHEAKLKGDNALYGDASVPEMLEEAQVKNAKAVIISIPDPVAQEEIVAYCKKNYPDLKIMVRAHLDSDIKKLLDLKVQKVVQPEFEAAISIVKSILINSGRNKEEVNKKLKSLRLSHANM, encoded by the coding sequence ATGATTACCACATTATTTTTCATACTTCTCGCGGCTTTAATCGGTGGTCTTATTGCTAAAGCTCTAAAAATCCCTTCATTAGTTGGTTATATTTTAGCTGGAAGTATTGGTGGTTTAATTTTTTCTTTTGATAATTCAACTAGTCAAAATATTGCCCAGATTGGTGTTATTTTATTAATGTTTTCAGTTGGCCTCGAAATTTCTCTGGAAAAATTAATTAAAGTCGGAAAAATAGCTATTGTTGGCAGCATTTTGCAAATTATTATTGTTACTGCAATATTATTCTTTTGTCTTGTAACTTTTGCGAACATAGCTCCAGCTGCAAGTTTGGTTTTATCGCTTGCATTTTCAATGTCATCAACTGCTTTAATAGTAAAAATTCTTTCTGACCGCCAGGAAGAGGGGACAATTCATTATGAAATTCTTACCAGCTGGGCTTTAGTTCAAGATTTAGCAGTTATTCCAATAGTTGTTTTATTACCAACTTTGACTTTACAAAATAACTCCTGGGGAAGTGTTGCATTAAGTTCTCTGCTTACTACAGTTTTGATTTTAGGGTTGGTTTTATTGATTGGAAAATTAGTTGCTCCCTATCTTACCCATCTTGTAGCTAAAACCAACAATCGTGAATTTTTATTATTACTTGCAATTGTTTTAGCGCTTGGTGTTGCAAGTTTGGTAACTCTTTTTGGAATTTCTGCAAGCTTTGGCGCATTTTTGGCCGGAGTCGTTATTTCCAAAACTCAGGAGAATCATGCCATTTTTAGCGAAACCCGCCCACTTCGCGACATTTTTGTAACTTTATTTTTTGTATCGCTTGGGTTTTTAGTCTCTCCAATTTTTGTCTTTACACATTTTTTCACAATTTTAATTTTGACAGTCTTTATTATTTTTATAAAAGCGCTCGTTACTTTTTTATTAAATCTTTTATTTGGAGTTCGCGGCAAAACTGCGATCGCCGTTTCAATTGGAATTGCACAAGTAGGGGAATTTGCTTTTGTGTTGTTTTTGCTTGCCCAAGCGCTTGGAATTTTAGATTCAAATCTAACTCAAATTGCAATTTCAACAACGCTTGTCACTCTTCTTGTTTCCTCAGTTTTATTTAAAGAGCTTACTCCAATTTGGAATTTTATTAAAGAAAAAACTAAAAATAGTCCTATTCATAAATTTTTTGTAGGAGGAACAAGGCAAAGCGAAGATAATAAACCTGAATTAAAAGATCATATTATTCTTGCTGGTTTTGGCAGAATGGGGAAATGGATTGGAAAAGCTTTAAAAGAAATTGGAGTCGATTTTATTATTATTGATTACAATCATAAAGTAATTCATGAAGCAAAACTAAAAGGCGACAATGCGCTTTATGGTGATGCTTCCGTTCCAGAGATGCTTGAAGAAGCGCAGGTCAAGAATGCAAAAGCTGTCATAATTAGTATTCCTGATCCAGTTGCTCAGGAAGAAATTGTTGCATATTGTAAGAAAAATTATCCAGATTTAAAAATTATGGTTCGTGCGCATCTTGATAGTGATATTAAAAAATTACTTGATCTTAAAGTTCAAAAAGTTGTTCAGCCAGAATTTGAAGCAGCTATTTCAATTGTTAAAAGTATCTTGATTAACTCTGGTAGAAACAAAGAAGAGGTAAATAAAAAATTAAAATCACTTCGCCTTTCTCATGCTAATATGTAA
- a CDS encoding TraR/DksA C4-type zinc finger protein → MAKTKVTKKEEPIKFPSSVLRPVQTFLQDQLHVLDRQKKNLKEEDPFSNHARADDNAALDTEAEEQFGHATTSALREQIDKKRIEIRKALTRIKLGKYGICENCGKMIDTDRLMVYPQASLCVSCEKKK, encoded by the coding sequence ATGGCAAAAACAAAAGTAACTAAAAAAGAAGAACCAATAAAATTTCCGTCGTCAGTCTTGCGCCCAGTACAGACTTTCTTGCAAGATCAATTGCATGTCTTAGATCGCCAAAAGAAAAATCTTAAAGAAGAAGATCCCTTTTCAAATCATGCAAGAGCAGATGATAATGCAGCACTGGACACTGAAGCAGAGGAGCAATTTGGCCATGCGACAACATCAGCTCTTCGTGAACAGATTGATAAAAAAAGAATTGAAATTCGTAAAGCTCTAACAAGAATTAAATTGGGTAAATACGGAATCTGCGAAAACTGTGGTAAGATGATTGACACAGATCGCTTGATGGTTTATCCGCAAGCTTCGCTTTGTGTATCCTGCGAAAAGAAAAAATAA
- a CDS encoding YebC/PmpR family DNA-binding transcriptional regulator: MSGHSHYATTKRQKELKDNARGQVFSKLSRAITIAAKGGADPDANFKLRIAIEKAREASMPKENIDRAISKASSGGELEEVLYEGFAPGGAAVLVEVATDNRNRTNAEIKNLFEKNGGKMGNPGSVSFNFAPKGLLVIKKTASDDDLLKLIDLGAEDFEDVGEELEIYVEPNKLNEMQKKLTENSFQVTSAELMQKPINFSDVTPDKSAQVTQFLENFDNHDDVQKVFTNANF; the protein is encoded by the coding sequence ATGTCAGGTCATTCTCATTACGCTACAACTAAACGTCAAAAAGAATTAAAAGATAACGCTCGTGGTCAAGTTTTCTCAAAACTTTCCCGAGCTATTACAATTGCAGCAAAAGGCGGAGCTGATCCAGATGCAAATTTCAAATTAAGAATCGCAATAGAAAAAGCGCGTGAAGCAAGTATGCCTAAAGAAAATATCGATCGTGCAATTTCTAAAGCAAGTAGTGGGGGAGAACTGGAAGAAGTTTTATATGAAGGTTTTGCTCCAGGAGGTGCTGCGGTTTTAGTTGAAGTAGCAACTGATAATAGAAATAGAACAAACGCAGAAATAAAAAATCTTTTTGAAAAAAATGGGGGAAAGATGGGAAATCCTGGTTCTGTTTCCTTTAACTTTGCTCCAAAGGGATTACTTGTAATTAAAAAAACTGCTTCAGATGATGACCTATTAAAATTAATTGATTTAGGAGCAGAGGATTTTGAAGATGTTGGTGAAGAATTGGAAATTTATGTCGAACCAAATAAATTAAATGAAATGCAAAAAAAGCTAACAGAAAATAGTTTTCAAGTAACCTCAGCAGAGTTGATGCAAAAGCCAATAAACTTCTCAGATGTTACACCGGATAAAAGTGCACAAGTAACACAATTTTTAGAGAATTTTGACAATCACGACGACGTCCAAAAAGTCTTCACAAATGCGAATTTCTAA
- the efp gene encoding elongation factor P encodes MINSTDLKNGKTFIYYDKPFKVVNYSLIKMGRGAATVKLMVKNMETGTTQPLSLGTENKFDELITTKRRLQYLFKDATTATFMDPQTFDQVEVPVAVISEELPFVKEGDNVDLLFWNEKVLSIDIAPKVVLTVVETDPGVKGNTVSNLYKPAKLSNGIIIKVPLFINVGEEIRVDTRTSSYVERANK; translated from the coding sequence ATGATAAATTCAACAGATCTTAAAAACGGCAAAACATTTATTTATTACGATAAACCTTTCAAAGTCGTAAATTATTCATTAATCAAAATGGGTCGTGGAGCTGCAACTGTAAAACTCATGGTTAAAAACATGGAAACAGGTACAACTCAGCCTCTTTCTCTAGGCACTGAAAATAAATTTGATGAATTAATTACCACAAAGCGCCGCCTTCAATATTTATTTAAAGATGCAACCACAGCAACTTTCATGGATCCACAAACTTTTGATCAAGTAGAAGTTCCTGTCGCAGTTATTAGCGAAGAATTACCTTTTGTAAAAGAAGGGGATAATGTTGATTTACTTTTTTGGAATGAAAAAGTTTTATCAATTGATATTGCTCCAAAAGTAGTTTTGACAGTTGTCGAGACAGATCCAGGAGTCAAAGGAAATACAGTAAGCAATTTATATAAGCCGGCAAAATTAAGTAACGGCATAATCATCAAAGTGCCACTTTTTATAAATGTCGGTGAAGAAATTAGAGTTGATACAAGAACTTCCTCTTATGTCGAACGAGCAAATAAATGA
- a CDS encoding RluA family pseudouridine synthase, translating to MDNPQVIFEDDYILALNKPAGFVVNDSNTISDAPSLQDWIDKNYDFEIAHNKMLRNGIVHRLDKPTSGIILVAKNENIFHELQKEFFDREVNKVYVALVHGEMQGIGEINAKIGRLPWKRSKFGVIDNGRDALTKYKVARSVTLSEVEGSKEYSLLELYPKTGRTHQLRVHLKHIGHPIVGDFLYAGRKVSKKDLQIFGRLMLHAKEIEFIHPVTKKKIKLETNLPKEFEKFL from the coding sequence ATGGACAATCCTCAAGTAATCTTCGAAGATGATTACATTCTCGCTCTAAATAAACCAGCTGGCTTTGTTGTAAACGATTCAAATACTATTTCAGATGCGCCAAGTCTCCAGGATTGGATTGATAAAAATTATGATTTTGAAATTGCCCACAATAAAATGTTACGAAACGGAATAGTACACAGATTAGATAAGCCAACTTCCGGAATTATTTTAGTTGCCAAAAATGAAAATATTTTTCATGAATTACAAAAAGAATTTTTTGATCGCGAAGTAAATAAGGTTTATGTTGCATTGGTTCATGGAGAAATGCAGGGCATTGGTGAAATTAATGCAAAAATTGGCAGACTTCCTTGGAAGAGAAGCAAATTTGGAGTAATTGATAATGGCCGCGATGCACTAACAAAATATAAAGTGGCACGAAGTGTCACCCTGAGCGAAGTCGAAGGGTCTAAAGAATATAGTTTGCTCGAATTATATCCAAAAACAGGCCGCACTCACCAATTAAGAGTTCACTTAAAACATATAGGGCATCCAATAGTGGGGGATTTTTTGTATGCAGGCAGAAAAGTTTCAAAAAAAGATTTACAAATTTTTGGCCGCTTAATGCTTCATGCCAAAGAAATTGAATTTATTCATCCAGTTACAAAAAAGAAAATAAAATTAGAAACCAATTTACCAAAAGAATTTGAAAAATTTTTGTAA
- a CDS encoding tetratricopeptide repeat protein has product MESDLAHEAISAALCCDWEKATLLNLEILKSRPEDIDAMNRLARAYAESGNIKKATELSEKVLKIDANNTIALKCVEKWKNFKPGNGTNHKIAKISFIEEPARTKIVSLTNLGDKETIMELSCGDAVKIDASLHKVSVATFDDKYIGRFPDNIALKFISLFKLGGEYEASVKTADRSSVKIFVRALKNGF; this is encoded by the coding sequence ATGGAATCAGATCTTGCCCATGAAGCCATAAGCGCAGCACTTTGTTGCGACTGGGAAAAAGCTACACTTCTTAATTTAGAAATTTTAAAAAGCAGACCAGAAGATATTGATGCAATGAATAGACTTGCTAGAGCTTATGCTGAAAGCGGAAATATAAAAAAAGCTACAGAACTAAGCGAAAAAGTATTGAAAATTGATGCGAATAACACAATTGCTTTAAAGTGTGTTGAAAAATGGAAAAATTTCAAGCCAGGAAACGGGACTAATCATAAAATTGCAAAAATTAGTTTTATAGAAGAACCTGCAAGAACAAAAATTGTTAGTTTAACTAATTTGGGAGATAAAGAGACAATTATGGAACTAAGCTGCGGAGACGCCGTTAAAATTGATGCGAGCCTTCATAAAGTAAGCGTTGCTACTTTTGACGATAAATATATCGGGAGATTTCCTGATAATATTGCTTTGAAATTTATAAGTTTATTTAAACTTGGCGGCGAATACGAAGCGTCAGTTAAAACGGCTGACCGAAGCAGTGTAAAAATATTTGTGCGCGCACTTAAAAACGGTTTCTAA
- the xerA gene encoding site-specific tyrosine recombinase/integron integrase, with protein sequence MPAVLEKIDLPKKIDQFLDYLQIEKGSSPLTLRNYRHYLTRFNNWMAGTTSDEITSRLISDYRLFLSNFADPKGHHLTKRTQSYHMIAMRSFLKWLIKNDYQVLTPEKIDLPKVEDRQVKFLNAEQVERLLNAPSLSSIQGKRDKAILEVLFSTGLRVSELIKLNRDKIDLDRREFGIIGKGGHARVVFLSPRAADWLAIYIKARDDMYKPLFIHHKGKKDITLPDEKMRLTPRSVQRIVKKYSHKVKLPVEATPHTLRHSFATDLLIAGADMRSVQEMLGHKNISTTQIYTHVTNKQMKDVHEAFHGKSH encoded by the coding sequence ATGCCTGCAGTTTTAGAAAAAATTGATCTTCCTAAAAAAATAGATCAATTTTTAGATTATCTCCAAATAGAAAAAGGCAGCTCTCCCCTAACCCTTCGCAATTATCGCCATTATTTGACTCGTTTTAATAATTGGATGGCTGGAACAACCTCAGATGAAATAACTTCAAGATTGATTTCTGATTATCGTTTATTTTTATCAAACTTTGCTGATCCAAAAGGCCACCATCTCACCAAGCGTACTCAAAGCTATCATATGATTGCGATGAGAAGTTTTTTAAAGTGGCTTATCAAAAACGATTATCAGGTATTAACTCCGGAAAAAATTGATTTACCAAAAGTCGAAGATCGCCAGGTAAAGTTTCTAAATGCCGAGCAAGTCGAAAGACTTTTAAATGCACCTTCTTTAAGTTCTATTCAAGGAAAACGTGATAAAGCAATTCTAGAAGTTTTATTTTCAACAGGTCTTCGCGTGAGTGAACTTATTAAATTAAATCGCGACAAAATAGATTTAGACCGCAGGGAATTTGGAATTATTGGCAAAGGCGGACATGCAAGAGTTGTCTTTTTAAGCCCCCGCGCTGCTGACTGGCTTGCGATTTATATCAAAGCTCGTGATGATATGTATAAGCCTTTATTCATTCATCACAAAGGCAAAAAAGATATAACTCTTCCTGATGAAAAAATGCGTTTAACTCCAAGAAGTGTTCAGCGAATTGTCAAAAAATATTCCCATAAAGTAAAACTTCCAGTTGAAGCAACACCGCACACATTAAGGCATAGTTTTGCAACCGATTTATTAATTGCAGGAGCTGATATGCGAAGTGTCCAGGAAATGCTCGGCCACAAAAATATTTCTACAACTCAAATCTATACTCATGTGACAAATAAACAAATGAAAGATGTCCACGAAGCTTTCCATGGAAAAAGTCATTGA